CGATTTGGAACTTGTTAAGCGTTACAAACTCGCAAAAGCGGATGGTGGAAAACCCGCTTATCATCTAACGCTTGAAATTGAATTACGCAACACAGGCCAAACAAAGCACACGGTCAGCTACCAACTCGATGGGCCCACGGGATTGCCCATCGAGGGTTGGTGGTACACCAGCCGGCCGTCGCGCAGTTGGAGCGGCATCGGAGTGCGCGATACCGCCTTGCTTCTACAAGGAAAAGATCCGGCGCTCATCAGTCCGATGGCCACCGCCGAAGGGAAGCTCGATCCGCCCTACCGCTCGGAAGAACCCGATGCCCTGATGGTGTATGCGGGAGTGGACGGCCAATACGTGGCCTCCGCGCTGTTGCCGACACCGATGAAAGATCGCGAGCCCTGGTTAGCCCAAATCAAACCCATTGTCGTGGGCCGTATGCCCACTGATCCGCGCTATAAAACGCTGGGAGATGTTTCTTGCCGCTTGGTGAGCGTCAGCGAAACGCTGGATCCGGGCGGCGCGCCCGTCAAGCACAGTTACACTTTGTTTGCCGGCCCGAAGCAGCCCGATTTGCTGGCTCAATATCCGCTGGAAGGCGATCCCCAAGATAACTTGGGCGAATTAATTTATTACGGCTGGCCGATCTGGGCGGTGGTCGCCAGGCCAATGACTCACATTCTGTCTTTCTTTTACGGCATCGTGGGCAATTACGGGTTGGCGATCATCCTGCTGACGGTGCTGGTTCGGGCTTGCATGTTTCCCTTCACGCGCAGGCAAGCGGCTAGCGCACAAAAAATGCAGGCACTAAAGCCTGAGCTAGACCGCATCAACCAAAAATACAAAGGCAAAGCAGAAGAAAAAACGCGGGCGATGCAGGAGCTGTATCGCAAGCACAACTTCAATCCGATGGCCGGCTGCATGTTGGCCTTTTTGCAGTTACCCATCTTCATTGGGTTGTATCGCTCGTTGATGATCAACATCGATTTGCGCCAGGCGCCATTGTTGGGAGAAAGCATCCGCTGGTGCTCGAACCTCGCGGCGCCTGACATGCTGTGGTATTGGAAAGATTTTTCGCTGATTCCCAATTTTTTAACGGCCTACCGCGGGTTCATGTCACTAGGGCCCTATTTGAACATTCTGCCGATTTTCACCGTCACGCTGTTCATCATTCAACAGCAAATGTTTATGCCGCCTGCGACTGACGATCAAACGAAAACGCAGCAAAAAATGATGAAGTACATGCTGATTTTGATCGCCTACGCTTATTATTCGGTGCCCAGCGGGTTGTGCTTGTACATTATTGCTTCCAGCATCTGGGGCATTGCTGAGAAAATGCTGTTGCCAAAAACAAAAATAACTGACGGCGCGCTGGCGACAGCTTCCAGTCGAACTGGAGCTTCTTCCTCCGGCAACGGCGCAGCTACCCGACGTGATCGAAAAAGGCAACGCGGAAAATAAGCGTGTAAGTTCAGAGGGGCCATTCTTGCTTGAAACCTGGTCATTTTTGGCCTCATGCTTTCGCTCGACGATACCATTGCCGCAGTTGCGACAGCGTCGAACCCGGCGGCGCGGGGAATTGTGCGGCTCAGCGGACCTCA
The sequence above is drawn from the Pirellulales bacterium genome and encodes:
- the yidC gene encoding membrane protein insertase YidC; translated protein: MENRRFILFIVGAIAILAANFAFWAWLRGPLPPQPVAPQKQNEAGAEKNAADKLNGDEQRPKEEATANIEAAPANAAEERETPTQWFTLGSADAGENNPYRLLVTLTNRGAAVERIELSSAKYRDLENRAGYLGHLAAENAAPGVKINLVAPGTPAAAAGLLPNDVITGVNSQSVADAAALEKAINNSSPGEKIELSVLRGGQPQSLSVTLGKRPLEVVRPELFTADMQMPQPLDMVAGNTHDPLSFLLTLWQIDKKTLADDKKISDDKTPPVDPLAGLDTELPGVKLRTANWQAKQIDVDTVEFTRAVPSFDLELVKRYKLAKADGGKPAYHLTLEIELRNTGQTKHTVSYQLDGPTGLPIEGWWYTSRPSRSWSGIGVRDTALLLQGKDPALISPMATAEGKLDPPYRSEEPDALMVYAGVDGQYVASALLPTPMKDREPWLAQIKPIVVGRMPTDPRYKTLGDVSCRLVSVSETLDPGGAPVKHSYTLFAGPKQPDLLAQYPLEGDPQDNLGELIYYGWPIWAVVARPMTHILSFFYGIVGNYGLAIILLTVLVRACMFPFTRRQAASAQKMQALKPELDRINQKYKGKAEEKTRAMQELYRKHNFNPMAGCMLAFLQLPIFIGLYRSLMINIDLRQAPLLGESIRWCSNLAAPDMLWYWKDFSLIPNFLTAYRGFMSLGPYLNILPIFTVTLFIIQQQMFMPPATDDQTKTQQKMMKYMLILIAYAYYSVPSGLCLYIIASSIWGIAEKMLLPKTKITDGALATASSRTGASSSGNGAATRRDRKRQRGK